The Lutibacter sp. A64 genome segment GGGTAAGTTCAGAAGATGATTCGATTAAATATTATTCAGGTTCGGCAACGTATACCACAAATTTCAACTTAAATGAACTTTCTAAAGATCAAGAAATATATTTGAATCTTGGAAGCGTTAGTGTTATGGCTAAAGTCAAAATCAATGGAAAAGAAATGGGTGGTGTTTGGATGGCTCCTTACCGATTAAATATTACTGATGCAATTAAGGTAGGAGATAATAAATTACAGATAGAAGTAGTTAATTTATGGCGAAACCAATTGATTAAAAATAAAAAGTTACCATTAGAAAAACGGTATACTTGGTTGGAAACCGATGATATAAAGAAAAATGAAAAACCACATGCTTCAGGTCTTTTAGGACCAGTTACAATTGAAAATTTGAAATAACAATAAAGAAAATATGGAGCCACATAATAAATATTTGAATTAAATTGAAAATAAGAAAAATGAAAAACTGTTAGTTATTGTAATCGCATTGGTATTCGTGTCATGAAATTTAAAAAAAGAAGTGAAACAACCTAACGTAGTATTTATTTTGACGAATCAATGGAGGGGACAAGATTTAGGCTTTGAAGGGAATGAACAAGTTCAAACACCATCGTTTGATCAATTAGCAAAAGAATCTGATGTTTTTTTACCAATGCCATTTCTAATATTCTTGTTTGTGATTCAGCGAGAGTTTCATTAATGACAGGTAAATATCCATTAAGTCACGGAGTTTTTTATAATGATAAACCAATGCTTACTGAAGAAAATTGTTTAGCAGAGGTATTAAGAAAATGGTTATGAAACAGCTTATATTGGGAAATGGCATATTAATGAACATGCACTAGGTGTAAGTAATTGTGTTGAGCTTAGCTTTCCTGTACCAAAAGAAAGTCGACAGGGTTTTGATTATTGGAAGGTAAAAGAGTGTACCCATAAGATTGGTATGTTTTGATGAGAAAGATGAAAAACATAAATAGGAAGGTTATGATGTTATTGCTCAAACAAAGGATGCTATAATGTATATGCAAACAAATAAAGAAAACCATTGTGTTGTTCTTATCGTATGGTCCTCCGCAACCATCGTATAATTCAGCTCCAGAAAAATTAGAACTATATAAAAGGATATAAACATTAAATTACGACCTAATGTTCCAGAAGCAAAAAAAGCGGTAGCTAAAGAAGCTATTCATGGTTATTATGTACATATATCTGTCTTAGATGATTGTATGGGTGAGTTACAGGCTGAAATTAAAAATTAGGTTTAGACGAGAACATCATTTTTATATTTACATTGGATCACGGAGATATGTTGTATTTTCATGCACAAACAAAAAAAAACCTTGGGAAGAATCTATTTTTGTTTCTTTTATGGTAAAGTACCCTTCAAAATTTGAAGGAGGAACTGAATTAACAAAAGTATTTTTATATCCAGATATTATGCCAACATTACTAGGAATGAGTAACCTGCCAATTTGAACAACTGTACAAGGTGTTGATTATAGTGGGCAGTTATTAGGTGCAGGAAATTTAGATATTGATGGAGCTTTAATCATTTGTCCTGTTCCTTTTTACCAATGGAATTACAAAAAAGGAGGTCGCGAATATAGAGGGATTAGAACTGAACAATACACCTATGTTAAAGATTTAAACAGTTCATGGTTACTTCATAATAGTAAAATGCTCCTTTTCAATTAGATAATTTAGTTAACAAAGATGAGTTTAAAAGCTTACAAGAGGACCTAGAGCAGAAACTACAAAAAAATGTTAGATAAGTGAGAAGATAAATTTTTACCAGGAGAAAAATATATGGAAGCTTAGGGGTATCATTGGGGTGGAGTTGATAAATAGAAAAAAATAGTAAAGAAAATTTAGATATAAACAAAATATCAAAATTTATTCAAAAAGTATTTTACCCTGTTTTTATTTTATCTGTTATACAAGGAAATGTTTTCTTGTGCTAGATAAACTTGATAGCCTATATTTTGGAGCTGGCGAGTTTTTATCTTCAAAATTATAATTTTAGTGCTTGTCTTTTTTCTTTTTGGTAATTTGAATTCCAGTTTTTTTAAATATACTAATAGAATTAGATTTAATGTTGTAAAAACGGATTATGAAATTTCAAAATATCTTATACAGTCGGAGTTATAAAAATGAACAAAATGTTGGCACCAAATAAAAATATTAATTTAAGAGTTGTAAGAAAAAAATAATAAAAATGACGCTGAAATAAATATACATTTAAGTTACTTTTGTGACGAGAAATTGAGAGTAAATAGTATTTCATTTAAAGATAGAAACTAGAAGATAATTGATAGAGGTTTGGAAATTAAAATTCAGAATAAAAGTTTAATTGAATTAAAAGAGTTTTAAAACATTTTGTAGGTATATAAAAAATTGCTGTATTTAGACTTAGTCAGTAGACAGTTGGATATTTACAAAACAATATTACATATTTTTTTAAAAAAATACAGTAAAACATGACAGTGCAGGATAATAGAAACAAATAGATAATATAAGTTAGCAAATAAATATAAAAATAATTTAAAATCATTTTATGCAAGCATTATTAGGAGTATTATTTCATTCAATAGGAGGTGTGGCATCAGGTAGTTTTTATATGCCATATAATAAAGTAAAAGGTTGGGCATGGGAAACCTTTTGGATGGTTGGAGGTATCATGTCATGGCTTATTTTACCACCGCTAGCAGCTTGGTTAACAATACCAGATTTCACAACTGTTTTAGCAAATAGTTCTAGTGATATTATAAGTGTAACATTTATAATGGGCTTACTTTGGGGAGTTGGAGGTTTAACTTATGGTCTTGGAGTACGATATTTAGGAATGTCTTTAGGTAATTCTGTTGTTCTTGGTTTTTCAGCTGCTTTTGGAGCATTAGTTCCATCAATCTATTATAACTTTTTTCCTGAATATGGAAGAACTTCTTTTACAGATATGTTGGGGAATACAGGAGGGCAATTAGTTCTTTTTGGTGTTTTTGTATGTTTGGCAGGTATTGCGCTTTCTGGTAAGGCTGGGATGATGAAAGAGAGTGAACTATCTGATGAAGATAAGAAAAAAACGATTGCAGAGTTTGATTTAGTAAAAGGATTAGTGGTAGCAATACTTTCAGGTATTTTAAGTTCTTTTTTCAATTTTGGTATTGAATTAGGGAAGCCTTTAGCAGATGCAGCAATTGAAGGAGGTTCTAATCCGTTATATGCAAATAACATTACATTTGTGGTGATTCTTTGGGGAGGTCTTTTAACAAACTTTGTTTGGACTACAATTTTAAGCATTAAAAATAAATCTTATAAGGATTTTACAAATAAAGCAACACCAATTAAAAACAATCTTTTATTCTCAGCTTTAGCTGGTTCTATATGGTTTTTACAGTTTTTCTTTTATGGTATGGGAGAGAGTAAATTAGGTAGTGGTGCTAGTTCTTGGATTTTACATATGTCAACCATTATTTTAACAGCAAATTTTTGGGGTATTTACAGAAAAGAATGGAATGGAGTTGCAACAAAAACAAAATGGACTATTACAGCTGGTATTGCAGTAATTCTTTTGTCTGTGGTTTTAGTTGGTATTGGAAATTCGATCTAAAAAGTAAATTAAAATATAAGTTTTATCAAAACCACTAAAAGTTAGTTAATCTACTTTTAGTGGTTTTTAGATATAATATTGGGGCTATTTTATTTATAAAGAATAAAAATTTAAGCGAAGCGTAACAGTGCAGGACGGTCTTATTTGAGATTTAATTTAAATTTATAAAAATTTTAAATTCATAAAATAATGATTAAAAATGAAACGGTTTTGTTAGCACTTATAGCGATGTTCTCATTTTTTGTGAGTTGTTCTGATGATGCAAATGAAATTGACGAACCTATAATAGAAGAACCGGAACCAGAAGAACCTATTGATCCTAATAAAATTGTAACCATTAATACGGGTGCTGTAGAAGGGGTTATGTATAATTTTTGGTCAACAAGACCCATGATTAACCAAACACGTTTTAATAGTAGTGGATTTACAGATGGGTTAGAAAGCATAAAGCCGTATGTGAAAAGCTATAATCTGGTGAGAATGATGGGAGGTAGATTAGACAATAAAAATACTTTTTACAAGGGTGTTGATGCTTCAGGTAATATTATTACAGATTTTAGCGGTCTAATAACAAGTATGCGTAATTTTATGCAAACAGGTTTTAAACCCCGAATTGTTTTAGACAACGTGCCTTGGGAAATGAATGCGGTACAGGAAATTAACAAATACGGGAATACAAACCCTCCAGATGATTATGATATTTGGAGACAATACGTAAATGCATATGTACAAGTACTTGTAGATGAATTTGGTATGAATGAAGTTAAAACATGGCGTTTTAG includes the following:
- the rhaT gene encoding L-rhamnose/proton symporter RhaT, translating into MQALLGVLFHSIGGVASGSFYMPYNKVKGWAWETFWMVGGIMSWLILPPLAAWLTIPDFTTVLANSSSDIISVTFIMGLLWGVGGLTYGLGVRYLGMSLGNSVVLGFSAAFGALVPSIYYNFFPEYGRTSFTDMLGNTGGQLVLFGVFVCLAGIALSGKAGMMKESELSDEDKKKTIAEFDLVKGLVVAILSGILSSFFNFGIELGKPLADAAIEGGSNPLYANNITFVVILWGGLLTNFVWTTILSIKNKSYKDFTNKATPIKNNLLFSALAGSIWFLQFFFYGMGESKLGSGASSWILHMSTIILTANFWGIYRKEWNGVATKTKWTITAGIAVILLSVVLVGIGNSI